Proteins found in one Mycoplasmopsis gallopavonis genomic segment:
- a CDS encoding IS3 family transposase, giving the protein FILHSDHCSTYTSDDFSRFIQNKGGIISLSKVGNSLDNRVVEYWFSNLKTELIRDLNIKAMTLNELEKVISNYVHWYNKFRIQSCLNWKTPYEYSMGLSNLINC; this is encoded by the coding sequence GTTTTATACTACATTCAGATCATTGCTCAACTTATACATCTGATGATTTTTCTCGTTTTATTCAAAATAAAGGTGGAATAATTTCGCTTTCAAAAGTAGGAAATAGTTTAGATAATAGAGTTGTGGAATATTGATTTTCAAATTTAAAAACTGAATTAATTAGAGATTTAAATATCAAAGCTATGACTTTGAATGAACTAGAAAAAGTGATATCTAATTATGTTCATTGATACAATAAATTTAGAATTCAATCATGTCTGAATTGAAAAACCCCATACGAATATAGTATGGGGCTATCCAATTTAATAAATTGTTAA
- a CDS encoding phosphatidylinositol-specific phospholipase C domain-containing protein, with protein sequence MKKTYKLFLGSIIPSLTLPLVLVSSTNSNIPPQRNINEYQTSSLDITDTNLEFNDWMKYVDGQKRLGDLSIPGTHNSAMFSGWGAKWFFGQAWAKTQSRNFQNQLKSGIRFFDLRISTDMWIYHGNVGSNYDLKKVLKEFVTFLKAHPNEVILIRYKDENSDPKKMSSRDALEWKKEIVKTFENPEIRDYIYKNSSQDSFENPTLDSVRGKIFVLDNMHKNIWKNNFSYGAAWWSVLIDVQDEWNTTEQVKMQKIKETLNLSNNENNGNHLIINFTSRSKDNSKPYETHKEINKQTMAYLKANNILRTGVLIFDFPGDALLKRIVQTNYTYTQEELNRPNLLPRVNLNFFSPTAGENFIQANASLANLDLSVEILDTKKEVRTPVNVRIDINSNRIYLPNNLQVTDRIMITYNQKTIPNIYYPQPQKYNQTVKWVSVEKNSLFDRLLANLENKVREGRRSLIEITGLGSSETKLFTNYFARPLIQLKQNPTVTQESINQLRDLNLALKNNFDTWLNLLKKKKEVETKIQLLNQSLVSNYLNQNDFESFFQEINNQEAEYQRILSLNSLPTIAQWNSYFNFYQSADLKISFLNDIIAQNQAFNRDSFLNKLHLPNNLNWANQFYLNLIDSKLTLMKTNLVNSISNFSNDSKLSAKRTIENLNSQFVNFGNFVDSSSNQLSNALDSATNLSSVQKNFFHTDFEAALTSNRNSDVTSLIAKINQFNSFLANVETQIANYNQVLSSNYYNFASNIQKTNFTNWTNQLKANKSTWNYAELNNLIIKINNLVQEMQRNFESYEARKKQLQMKLMD encoded by the coding sequence ATGAAAAAAACTTATAAATTATTTTTAGGAAGTATCATTCCTTCTTTAACTCTTCCGCTTGTACTTGTTTCAAGTACAAATTCTAATATTCCTCCTCAACGAAATATTAATGAATACCAAACCAGTTCTTTGGATATTACAGATACAAATTTGGAATTTAATGATTGAATGAAATATGTAGATGGTCAAAAGAGATTAGGAGATCTTTCGATCCCCGGAACACACAATTCTGCAATGTTTAGTGGTTGAGGTGCTAAATGATTTTTTGGACAAGCCTGAGCAAAAACTCAAAGTCGAAATTTTCAAAATCAATTAAAATCTGGAATTCGTTTTTTTGATCTTAGAATATCAACTGATATGTGAATTTATCATGGCAATGTTGGTTCAAATTATGACTTGAAAAAAGTTTTAAAAGAATTTGTAACCTTTTTAAAAGCACATCCAAATGAAGTTATTTTAATTCGTTATAAAGATGAAAATTCAGATCCTAAAAAGATGAGTTCTAGAGATGCGTTAGAATGAAAAAAAGAAATTGTAAAAACTTTTGAAAATCCTGAAATTCGTGATTATATTTATAAGAACAGTAGTCAAGACTCATTTGAAAATCCTACACTAGATTCTGTTCGGGGTAAAATTTTTGTTTTAGATAACATGCACAAAAATATTTGAAAAAATAATTTTAGCTATGGTGCTGCTTGATGATCTGTTTTAATTGATGTTCAAGATGAATGAAATACCACTGAACAAGTTAAAATGCAAAAAATTAAGGAAACTTTAAATCTTTCTAATAATGAAAATAACGGAAATCATTTAATTATTAATTTTACATCTAGATCAAAAGATAATAGTAAGCCTTACGAAACTCATAAAGAAATTAATAAACAAACTATGGCTTATTTAAAAGCTAACAATATATTAAGAACCGGAGTTTTAATTTTTGACTTCCCTGGCGATGCACTTCTTAAAAGAATAGTTCAAACAAATTACACTTATACCCAAGAAGAATTAAATCGTCCGAATCTTTTACCAAGAGTTAATTTAAACTTTTTTTCTCCAACAGCAGGTGAGAATTTTATTCAAGCTAACGCAAGCTTAGCAAATTTAGATCTTTCTGTTGAAATTTTAGATACAAAAAAAGAAGTAAGAACTCCTGTCAATGTTAGAATAGATATCAATTCAAATAGAATTTATTTACCTAATAATTTACAAGTAACAGATCGAATTATGATCACTTACAATCAAAAAACAATTCCAAATATTTATTACCCTCAGCCTCAAAAGTACAATCAAACTGTTAAGTGAGTTTCGGTTGAAAAAAATTCATTATTTGATCGTTTGCTCGCTAATTTAGAGAATAAAGTGCGTGAAGGAAGACGATCTTTAATTGAAATTACTGGTCTGGGTTCAAGTGAAACTAAACTTTTTACAAATTATTTTGCAAGACCTTTGATTCAACTTAAACAAAATCCAACCGTAACACAAGAATCAATTAACCAACTTCGTGATTTAAATTTAGCATTAAAAAACAATTTTGATACTTGATTAAATTTATTAAAAAAGAAAAAAGAAGTTGAAACAAAAATTCAACTTTTAAATCAAAGCTTAGTTTCAAATTACCTTAATCAAAATGACTTTGAATCATTTTTTCAAGAAATAAATAATCAAGAAGCAGAATATCAAAGAATTCTTTCTTTAAATTCTTTACCAACTATAGCTCAATGAAATTCTTATTTCAATTTTTATCAATCAGCAGATTTAAAAATTAGTTTTTTAAATGATATTATTGCTCAAAATCAAGCTTTTAATCGTGATTCATTTTTAAATAAACTTCATTTACCTAATAATTTAAATTGAGCAAATCAGTTTTATTTAAATTTAATTGATTCAAAATTAACTTTAATGAAAACTAATTTAGTTAACTCAATTTCTAATTTTAGTAATGATTCAAAATTATCAGCTAAACGAACAATCGAAAACTTAAACTCTCAATTTGTTAATTTTGGTAATTTTGTAGATTCTAGTTCTAATCAACTTAGTAATGCACTAGACTCAGCAACTAATTTATCAAGTGTGCAAAAAAACTTTTTCCACACTGATTTTGAAGCAGCTTTAACTTCTAATAGAAATTCTGATGTTACTAGTTTGATAGCTAAAATTAATCAATTTAATAGTTTTCTAGCAAATGTTGAGACTCAAATTGCAAACTATAATCAAGTACTAAGTTCAAATTACTATAATTTTGCTTCTAACATTCAAAAAACAAATTTTACTAACTGAACTAATCAATTAAAAGCCAATAAGTCAACTTGGAATTATGCTGAACTAAATAATTTAATTATCAAAATTAATAATTTAGTACAAGAAATGCAAAGAAATTTTGAAAGTTATGAAGCTCGTAAAAAACAACTTCAAATGAAGTTAATGGATTAA